The Ruania alba genome window below encodes:
- a CDS encoding carbohydrate ABC transporter permease, with translation MRRERVMRWVIGIGAVVASIVIFILPFAFIVIQAMKTRQEASELSFTWPSQLAFVENFIEVITQRDFIVARAFVNSTVLTVVSVTFLVIIAAMVGYVMQRRASKIRTVANFFVLAGLIVPPAVVPTVWVLQTVGLFGTLPGLILIEITFGLAFSILLFRAFVSTIPRSLDEAAIIDGASPFRIFFGVILPLMKPTVVTVIVVQAVQIFNDFANPLYFLPGDDNATVQLTLYNFQSQSNNQWNLLFMDILLITIPPLVMYIFFNRQIVAGMTAGAVKG, from the coding sequence ATGAGGCGCGAACGGGTCATGCGGTGGGTGATCGGGATCGGGGCCGTGGTGGCGTCGATCGTGATCTTTATTCTGCCGTTTGCGTTCATCGTGATTCAGGCGATGAAGACGCGGCAGGAAGCGTCGGAACTATCGTTCACCTGGCCGAGCCAGCTGGCCTTCGTGGAGAACTTCATCGAGGTCATCACTCAGCGTGATTTCATCGTGGCTCGAGCGTTCGTGAACTCGACCGTGCTGACCGTGGTGAGTGTGACGTTCTTGGTGATCATCGCGGCGATGGTCGGGTATGTGATGCAGCGGCGTGCGTCGAAGATTCGCACGGTGGCGAACTTCTTCGTCCTGGCTGGTCTGATCGTGCCGCCCGCGGTGGTGCCCACGGTGTGGGTGCTGCAGACGGTGGGTCTGTTCGGCACGCTGCCGGGGTTGATCCTGATCGAGATCACCTTCGGTCTCGCGTTCTCGATCCTGTTGTTCCGGGCGTTCGTGTCCACGATTCCACGGTCATTGGATGAGGCGGCGATCATTGATGGGGCGAGTCCGTTCCGGATCTTCTTCGGGGTGATCCTGCCGTTGATGAAGCCCACGGTGGTCACGGTGATCGTGGTGCAGGCGGTGCAGATCTTCAACGATTTCGCGAATCCGTTGTACTTCCTGCCCGGTGATGACAATGCGACCGTGCAGCTGACGTTGTACAACTTCCAGAGTCAGAGCAATAACCAGTGGAACCTGTTGTTCATGGATATCCTGCTCATCACGATTCCGCCACTGGTGATGTATATCTTCTTCAACCGCCAGATTGTCGCCGGTATGACTGCCGGTGCTGTGAAGGGCTGA